The Neofelis nebulosa isolate mNeoNeb1 chromosome 1, mNeoNeb1.pri, whole genome shotgun sequence sequence TGCTGCACCATTGGTTTAAACACAGTACGCTGGAGACCATGTTCAGAGTTTGATTCCTGTTCACCTGGTTTCCTGCATGATCCAGTTatccttgttttctttgttgcCTGATCCAGTGCCACCTCCTAATTTTAGCCAGCCTCTGGGTTAGAGGGGATCAGGACAGATTCCTGCAGCTCCACCCACTGAAACAGGTTGTCAGTGTGGTAttcatgaaaaataaggaaacgAGAACTGGAAAGCCATGATTTTTCAACAGTGAACCCAGTTGTAAAATAACCCTAGTAAATATTGGCTGTGAAGCAACACTGGGCAGCAGTTAACTACAACAATTAAAAGTAAAGGCTCTGAATTTGagcagatatttgtacaccaatgttcatagctGCTGTATTCACAATTGCTCacaagtggaaacaacccaaatgtccaccagtagatgaatagacaaataaaatgtgacatataCACACAGgcgaatattattcagccttaaaaaggagggccgttctgacacatgctacaacatggatgaaacttcaAGACCTTGTGCTAAGGGAAAGAAACTAGTcataaaaagataattatatgATTCCACCTATATGAGGTGCCTAGGGCAATCagatttatagagacagaaagtagagcagtggttgccagaggctgggggaggggcgaggTGAGCGTTTAATgggcatagagtttcagtttgggaagatgaaaaagctcTGGAGATGGTTGGTGGTAGTGGttacacaacagtgtgaatgtaccaATGCCACTGACCTGTCTGTCCACTTAGAAATGCTTCAAGTGGTAAAtcttatgtaatatattttaccacagtaaaaataataattaagaaacaGGGGCTCTGATGTCTGTTAGACCTGGGCTTTTTGTCCACTCTGCCTACTTACTGTGGGAGCTTAAGCAAACCACTTAGTCTTGCCAAGCTTTAATGTTATCGTCTATGAGATGAGAGTAATAAAAATAcctatttatggggcacctgggtggctcagtcagctaagcatccaactcttggttatggctcaggtcataatctcatggttcgtgagttcaagctccgcattgggctctgtgctaacagtgcagaacctgcttgggattctctctgtctctgtctctgtctctgtctctctctgcccatccctcgcttgcatgcacatactctctctcaaaataaataaataaactttaaaaaaagtatccacTTATGAAGATTGTTGTGGtgattaaaaaaagtttgtatgTAAGAAATACTTAGCATTATGCCTGAAACATTGGATGTGCTTAGCTAATGTTCCCTACCATTGTGATAATGACCAGGTTCCTATCAAAGAAATACTGAGtctttataaaaagttttatgggatagagaaagagaaagtggttATAAACAActagatattttaaagaattgaaaCCAACTGAAGTTTTATaaggttcctttaaaaaaaaatggaagggaaaggaaggaaaatggcattTACTAAACATATACtctgtatatattatgtattttcatcttcacagTAATTCATTGAGAAAGATTCTTACAAATTGGAGAAACAGTGCACAGGAGTTTAGTAACTTGCAAATCTTGCACAGAAAAATTCGCCTGAGGCCTGCCTGCCTCCAAAGCCCACTGCATTTCTAGGACCCAGGAAGGTGTCCCCGCATTTAAACGCAGAGCCACAGAAAGGTTTCGTGGTGTCTGAAGAGCAGTCTGCAGGCACATTGCCCCTGTCAAGGGCATTTATGAAGCTCAGTCCCGTAAGTTGCTGTTCTGGGCACtatggaaggaaacaaaaaaattcctgGCTTCCTCATGGCCCTCTGTAATGGAAGAGTGGGTGTTTCTCACGGGCAATTGGGCGTAACCAGATAACGTGAACTTTAGTTACACCCGGAGCGTTTCCTTAGACACAAGGAAGAACTTGGCTGTCAGGGTGACTGAAACTTAAACACACCTTAAAGGTGATTTGGGACCCTCCTTCTTTGgagtacattaaaaataaatttacaatctTTGGTGTCTCACATATTGACCAGGTTAGAGGCAGGAGGTTGGACCCTATGAccacagacttttttttcaacataCTATGAGTTTCACCCCAAGAAAACCATTTCTATGTGTGAAAAAAAGTTCCCTAGTAATTGAACCTCTTTGGCTATTAGTGGAAGTGGAAATGGAACCTTCCAGAAGTGCCACCATCTTTATCTTCTGATGTTCAGAAACTGATAGTCCAGAGTGTGAAACAGGAGCCCAGTGAGCATCAAACAATAGGAAATGGAAGCTGCCACACGATCCCttgaagagaaggagagaaaacaggccCAAGTAGGAAGCTTGTGGCTTCATAAATAATGATTGAAAACTCTGCGGGTGTTTCAAGGAAGGGGGCCTGAGTACTGAAGTCCTGTTTAAGCCAGGTTGTGACTGAATGCATTAGGGTTGTAAAGAGGAGACTGCTTAATTGTGGCATCTAAGTAGATTTGGTTTCTCCCGTTGTATAAGGGCGGGGCAGAGGATTTCACGTTGGGGTATTTAGCTGTGTAGCATGATTGTGTGTGGACTGCCAATGGACAGTTTTTCATACTAGcaatgttaggggtgcctgggtggctcagggtggttcgttgagcatctgactttggctcaggtcatgatctcacagtccgtgggttcaagccccgtgtcgggctctgtgttgacagctcagagcctggagcttgcttcaggttctgtgtctccctctctctctgctcctccccgctcatgctctgtctatctctctctcaaaaataaacgttaaaaaaaaatagtagcaatGTTAACAATGCCCACCAGTATATAGTATTTTTAGCTTTTGGAAACCCTGTCTTATATACTCTTCATTGCACCCCTACCCCTAGAAATTGATATAATTAGCCTCAGGGATGGGAGTCCAAATCTTTAACCACAGGGACATTGCCCAATCAGCACAGAAGCCAGCAGAATATTGGGGCAGGGTCCTGAAACGTGGACTTCTGAGCAACGACCACTACATTACTGGGTTTAGGGGATGTGAGAGGTTCCCTCAAGAGAGCTGTGGGTAACAGGAGGGCGCTCAGGAGTCTCAGGACAGCATCTGCTTACCACCCAGTATCAAAGTATTCTTCTGTTTTGATAATAACTTTGTCTGTGGTGAAGCCCATCAGTGAACCCCATCAGTTAGATGTCACCCCATTTGCGGAGGAGCAAACTGCTGTTCTGAGAGGTCACGTGATTCTTTtaaatctcacagttggtgaacaGCGGAATTGAGATCTGGTGTTGTTTCCCTCCAAGCTATCCTAGCTCTGGGAGGCAATATGTGTTCTTAGTTAATAATCCCTAAACATTTACTTCCCATGCTTCCTTACTGCGTTGTTGTAGTATTGTCTCAATTATTCCTCAGCAAATTGTCAAGTAATACATGATAAATCTATACAAAAGAACGTGAGCTATTGATAATGATGCcacagggtccctgggtggctcagttggttaggcatctgactcttgatctcagctcaggtcttgatctcagggttatgagttcaagccccacattgagctctgcgctgggcctgaaggctacttaaaaaaaaaatgctatagaagtatattttttgacattaaaagatttttgtatcatacaattaataaaaacattacatataTGTAAGATGATTGTACATATATAAGatcattatatattatgtatttacataagatcattatatatataacaatctTACAGGTTTTTTAGGGAGAAGATGCTTGTGAATAGTGCAGGGTAGGTGTTGAGAATATGGACTTTCGAGTTAAACACACTGGGGTTCGAATCCCAGCCACAGACCCTGACTAACTGTAACCTTGGGAGGCTCTTTACCTCACTGTGATTCAGTCTCCTCATCGGTAAGATGTAGAAATCATAGCATCCGCCTCAAGGGATGCTTGAGGGGAGAGTGAGGTAATGTTTGTAAATGCTTATCGTGGTGCCCGACACAAAATAAATGCTATCCACTATAATCAAATAATGATAATCAGTAaattttatctattattatttatgCATAACAATTTTGGagagctgtttatttttttaagccctcttctgtatttattaaacTCTTTCTGTGTGCATCCCTGCATCAGCTACTGCTGTATGTAGTGGGAATAGAAGTTCTGGCTCCCACCCTGCAGTCCCGGTTTTACAGTTAGTTCAGCTTTGCTTGGTTACCATCAACAGGGGGAAGGAATCTGGGTTTTAAGGATTTTAGAGAGAGTGAACAAACCAGGGAGTGAATCGTAGCTTTGGGGTCTGTTGGAATCATAAATGCTAGATGGTTACAAGGTCCTTCTCTCCTGTTGCCTGGGATGTTGAACGGTTTCTGCAGCCCTGTATATGGTGATCGGTGTTAAATCTCCATACTCATTCTCCATTTCTCTAGTCCCCACctattatagattttggaaagaTAATCATCTACACGAACAACCTGAAAATCATCCGAACCCCAATGGACAAGAGAGACTTCATGAGGAAAATGCTCCAGAAGGAAGAGGAGGCCGAGGAGGAGTCTCTGATGAGCAAAGAAGAAATCTGTGGAGACAGCGGCCTGAATGATGGGCATTTGCCAGACATGGAAAGCACATTCCCCCATAACCAGTACCCACAGGTGTGTCAGAATGGTTCGCTGTCCTACTTGGAGCTGGCCCTACAGCAGTGGTCTCCACATGGTTTTGATCTTTGCACTACTTCAGaaaaaacttgaatgtaaataCTTAAGATGTCTAACTGTTAAAGATGTTCaagaattttaactttattattatattttaatggtaAGTGATTAGCAAAACagttatgtatatatttcaaatacgcacaggttttttttttttttgatgacttcTTTTGAGATCCAATTAGGTATTAATTGTTTTCACTCTGCAATGTGGCAAAGAACAGCTTGTTCCAGAGATGGAAAAAAtcagctctgttctttttcttaatgggTTTGCTTGTGTTTGTCTTACTGGTTTATCCTCAATCCAGTTTCCTTGAAGAGATCTCATGAAGACATGTGTCCAGTTTTGTAGAGATTAGTTTAGTTGAAATTAAGCCATATTGTCTCTAAGTCTTCTAGACCAGGGACAAGAGAACTTCAGTATGTTGCAAAATGCTCAAAGCGAATGAGTGAGCTGGGACACCATTGTCACTTTGCACGCAGTGAGGTCACTTTATGTCATGTTTACTCTAGGGTCCCCTGGGTACCATGTTTGGTCACTGCCTGACCTAGTGAAGGTGCCAGTGTCAActagtttattaaaaattagtaTAACGGTTTATTTTGAAGATATTATTGACGCttaatttcttgcctttttaagataaaaagtaaatataaatagttagaatttttttttcttcccacactCCTCAGAGGTGTGCCCTCTTCACCTTGGAAACTGTTGCTTAGACATGCTCAGATGAGGGGGTAGAGTGATGATATTCATTAGTTCACAGTGTGGGGTTGGGAGTGGGAAAAGCAAGTTTGATGGTTTTAAGCTAAGGGAGTAAAAGCTTGGATAGCAGcagaaatgaattttctctctcttcagatTCCATCTCTTGGGAGCTGAAACTTTCTGTGGGACTTAATCTCACCTCCCATGAGTTGGTGTGACGCAGTGAGCTGGCGGCTTCCTCGTACTTGAGTGATATCCCCACCCTGGCAAGGTTTAGAGGATGGGAATGAGAAAGTCATGACCAGACTCTAGCAAAAGACTCTTACTAAAGTTCTGCTCACAACGACTCATGTCTCTTTCCCACCTGATCTCACACTAGATaagatatatttgaaatgaaatatgaTCATGTCACCCCTTCATcactctcttcccccaccccaaactttAAGTGACATCTCATCCTTTGGAATGAAACCAAACCTTCTGACTTGTTGTAGAAAACGTTGTATATGGACCCTCCCAGCCTGTTTATTCTCCTCTTACACATCtctcctcattctctctgtcccagaCACACTGCCCATCCAGCTACCATTCATATGTTCTTTGCCCTTTCCTAGCAGAGGCAACTTCCCTCTGCTTAGAATGTTCTCCAGATTCCACACCCCCTTCCCCTTAGCATCTGAAAGTGGAGACATCACTTCCTCAGAGGATAGACCCCTCAGAGTACCTCGCACCCCTCCTTGGTTGCAGTCTTCAATTTCTCTGTGTAGTTATTTGGTTAACGTTTGCTGTCACACACTAGAGTTTTGTCTGCATGAGGGCTGGGGCCATGTTTATGTTGGGTTTGGCATAGTAGTTCCAGTGGCACaacaataagaatgaaaatagaggttggcacagagtaggtgcacAGTGCATATTagttaaatatttgtggaaagaatATTGGAATTTGGGACCAGAGTGCCAGCTGGTAAGGAAGTATCGTCCTTCtgccttttcttgccttttacaTAGCACTATTCAGAACCCAGCTTAGCAGCAGGCAGACTACTAAACATTGTGATCCGAAGCATTACCTCCCcactttaaaattcattaattctattctttttcaaGCCGTTTTGTAATTTGTAGGAGCATATATTTTCAGAAAGGAGCCAGAAATGATAAAATGCAGGTCACGCCGctggcctgaaaaaaaaaaaaaaaaagcaacaacagccCTGACATGACAATTATCTGTAAATTCAATTTGGAGAGATCCATGTTTTCTGGCTGTAATACCACAAACTAGGACAGAGGCGTGCAGCAGAGAGTTGCCGTGAAAGGTTATACTTCACTTGCCTGTCTTTTAAACTCTGTTTTAAATTGCTATTTGTTTGCCAAATCCCTCGTGCAATAAATGCCCAgccaggttttattttaaaaaagagggtcAGAGAACATCAAGGCGCCCCTTCTGACCAGGAGACCCTTTGTTGTGTTATATGGAGCAGGGAAGCAGTGGGAACCTTGATGAAAGAGCAAGGCAAGGCTAACGGCCAGGCCATGCTGACTGTCTGTATTCACCGtaaaagaaaaggagagcaaTAATTGAATTGAGCCACAGTGAAATATGGAAGGGGAAAAATCTGGCCGTATGTTCGGTGGATTTGAGACCATAACTCATCCGGACTTCTTTATGCCTTATGCGCTCTTGCCTTTGAAATAggcaacaacaatgacaacaactgTCATTTATTGAGGGCCTGTGATAGCCAACCACCATGCCCAGTGCTTTCTATGCGTTAGTCTACTTCATTCTCACAAGGACTCTGTGAGGTAGTGATTGTTAGCAGTCCCACTCTTTAgctggggaaactaaggcacagagaagttaagtaacttgccagagGTTATCAGAGCCAGTGGTCAAACCCTGGACCACCTGACTACCAGTCCTATCATCTTAACCACTGTGCTGAGCAGTCTCCAGATTGGTGCTCCTTAGCATCATCAGGGCTACCACAAGCCTTTGAGTCTGCAGTGTGAAAGCTGAGGCCCCTTTCCTTGGCCATGGAGCTAGTAAGAGGTGGTTTGGATAGGTCTGTCGGTTCCAGGACCTAAACTGTGCAGTACAACTATGTTCTAAGCCGTCTTACTGATTATTTTCTGAGAGGAGATTAAAAATGCTGAGAATGGAAGACAGAAGCTTATATCCCTCTTGCCTTGAATAGAGGCTCAGTAGCCCTTGATTTAAtcattaaatgattaaatgacaTGCTGAGAGCAAGTGGTTGGAAGGAGGGTGGTAACCCAGGGTAAGAATGGAAATTCCAGGGAGCCTTCTAATAATACCTCATACAACCACGTGACATTAGATAAAATTTGAtcgatgatttttttttgttctccgCAAGCAGGTGCACCAGGTCACTTCATGAATCTTTTCATAGCTGAACCTGACATTGTATGCAAATTAATTTTTGGATGACATGTATAGCATTTTGGTAGGAATTTACTATACTTCCTTTGGCAGCACTGACAACATTAAAATCTCACTGGGATTAagtccaaaacaaaaacatgtggaTTTAGCAGAAAAACGGACTGTGACCATTTCCTTAAAGAATATTTTGGCAAAAACACTTATTTTGAATACTTTGAATGCTTTAAGGGTAGAAAACAGGTTTCTCCATTGTTGATGTATTAAAATATGGCcacaatcaataaaatattaaccgAAGGGTACATTTAGGCTTTTGTCGGTTGGATGATCACTTCCATTCCCTAaatctagaataaataaaatgtggtatcttCTTAGGCACTTTGTAGCACAATGGAACTATTTTCAGAACTCATGCCGCccttttcaagattatttttattcttaaattataaaagaaagctGTGTTAGCTGggttgagccacccagtggaTTCCGCCATCTTGTTAGGTCCTAGGATTTAAGAATCAGAAGGGTTCTCCAGACATCATCGTTTTGTTTGTTCATCTGGCAAACATGTGAATGGCACGtgttgtgccaggcactgcactagAAGTCTTGGAGGTGATGGTGACAGGGACTAGCACAGAGAGCTTCATGTCTGGTCAGCAGGAACTTTCAGTAGAAGATGAGGCCTGCCATGCTTGGGGCAGGACAGGTGGGACAGGACTCCTGGCCCAGAGGTGTGGGGATGCAAGGCTTCCTGGATAAGTGCTGCTAAGCCAacatctgaaaacaaataattgttGTCTGGTTTGGGGAGAGCCACCCACAAGACTAGAGGCAGGGCTCCACACTAAATTCATGCCAGAGTTGGTGTGTATCTGGACTAGCATTGCAGTTGTGGGTGGTGAAAACTGGATGGATCTGAGAGATGATCTGCAAGTGAAATAGACAGGACTTGGTGCTGGATCCACCTGGTATTGATTTGGTACCGCCCCTTATTTCTTGGGAGGTTCATGGTCTGTGCACAGTCTTTGCACAGGAATGCAAAGGTTGCTAGTTTCCTTGAGGTGTCTTAGGGAGGGAACATGAAGTAGACAAGGGGCATATTCTGCAGGACAGGAGTCAAGCACTAGTAAGTCAAGACTCACTAGCAGGGCTTAGAAGTGAATTAACTTTTGTGGAAAACCTATAATATGCCAGGTGACAAATTGTGGTTTTTTTCACACTCTCATTTAATATTCCAGCTGCTCCGAGAGGTCAGCATTACTACTCCCATTTcgcagggaaagaaaaacaaagatgtagAGAGGTCAAGGGAACTTTCCAAGGTGCATGATTGCTCTCTCAGGCCTTATCACAggtatcaaagaaaataaagtactgCAGGAATTCAGAGCTCAGCTTCGAAGGATTGTAACATcgattcattcatccactcaggCTCTCGGCCAGTCACACAAAAACAGTATCTCTTGAACGTCTGCTGCTGGACAGGTTCAGCGAGGGGCTGTGTATGGAGTCAGTAAGAGCATGAACTCTGGGGCTCAGTCATCTAGAATCAaaacctgcctcctctcctccaaGGCTGTGTGACCATTGGCAAATAACCGAACTTCTCAGCATCTCAATTTTCACATCTGCAGCAAGGACGATAATATTTGCACCACCTCACTGGGGTGTTGTATGGATTAACGTAAAGAAAGCTCTTAGAACAGCACCTCGCACCACCTAGGCACACTGCAGCTGTTCACTATTAGTATTTGGCAATGCGGATAAGTAGGTCCTTGTCCTGACGGAGCACACAGAAATGACACGTTAGATGGTGACAAGGGCAGTGAAGAACGTAAAGCTGCAAAGTGCAAGGCATCGTAGCAGGGGATGGTGTCTCAGAGATTCCATCAGGGAGGTCCTCTCTGATAAAATTGCAGTGAGAATTGTGTGCCTCTGGTCAGTTCCCTCTTTGGCATTTGTGGGAAGCATTTTCTGCTCTCGTTCTGCCTCTGCCTTTCTGGCAGCCCAGTGCTATTTCAACGTGTATTTGAACAGTGGTCTCTAACTGAATGCTGCCCTATCTCTTGCAGGAAGGGGAGCTTCCCGAGGACAACTGTTTTCACTGCCGAGGGTCGGGCAGTGCCACCTGCTCTCTGTGCCACGGCAGCAAGTTCTCCATGCTGGCCAACAGATTTAAGGAGTCCTATCGGGCCCTGCGGTGCCCTGCCTGCAATGAGAACGGCCTGCAGCCTTGCCAGATTTGCAATCAATAGCCTGTGGCTTTGTATGTCCGCTGTTATCGCATCCTTCCTGAAGTTACTGCTTATAaaccccctccttctcttccctctcccagcAAGGAAGCCACAGTGGCTACCACCACTTCCACCACTGGCAAAACTCAATTACTTGATGACATTTCGTGAGGCTGGTAACATCTCCATGTGGTTCTAAGTGGCAGAGGCATTTTCGAATTAGAGTCGGCTTTGAAACGGGTTCTAAAATTATCCTTCCAGGAACGTGTGCGTGTATCTTACTTGGCTTAGCTCGGTTTTTTCCTTACACTAGTGAgcaaataaatgcacattacaGGCAGCAGGTTGAAGTCATTTTCTGGTTGGGAATTATTTTGCACAATTATGCCATAAGAAAGGGATAAAAAAGTAAGAGTAAAAAAGCCAGGTTTCTGATTAACTGAATTTCTGTTGCATATAATGCATTTCAAATCATCGTTggtcagatttaatttttaattaagcaGAAGAGGAGAGGGATGCCCGATGCAGAATGTACCAGCAGGCCACTGAAAACAAAGCAACACGTATGTGCTTCGTGCTGAAGATGGGCAAGCTGAGGAAGCCTTTCCTTCAAAGTCCTGAGTCTCTCCTGTGTGATGTGCTTGGGTGATATTCACACAGGCAGTGAGCAGTGCTGCTTCTTAAGACCAGATGAGATAAGACACTCCTACATATGCCTCTAAACTGCTGAGGCTATAAGCCAAGTCAGAACTACTTAGGATAAATTTGGTGcttaagtatgtgtgtgtgacatGACTTCTTCCAACCCCTGAATTATcagcaaataaatacatgtattttaagtCTAGGATATAGCCACAACCTCTTCAAAAAAGACTGGATATTTTTATAGTTATCTATTagaaatctctaaaaaaaaaaaaaaccaaggatgatttttaagaattcttattCTACCGTCGGTGAATACACATACTAAAGGTAATTCTTTCCTCTTAAAGTTGGTTACAAAATTAGAAAGATGCTTTCGTTAATGTACTTTTGTGGCTCTAACCCCCACACCCTTTACCACTTGAGAATAACCCTGTAAAATCTGTTGTTTTGAGACACATGGCTTTTCTATgatgattttgattttcattacctgttttttttttcaacatttgtttGTTATTCTCTAATACTCagctattaaaataattcaatgaaCGCTTTTCAGGAGACATAAATACTTCTAatagaaagattaaaatattttttgaagccATGATAAATTTTGCCTGTCCTCTCTTCCCCGGAATGATAGAACTATTCCTAAGAGACTTTCTTTGCCTCTGCACTAAACTGTTTCCTGAGTTGGTTTATGGTTTCTCACAGCTTTTGACTCTTCTATTTTTCCAGACTACTAGAGGAAGGAATGATAACAAGAGGCCTTTAAGTGcgttcttctcttttttgacaGGAACATTTGACAACGGCTGTTTTGAGCCCTGCGTGCCTGATGTACATTGTTGCCCAGATGGGCACCATCGCTTCGGTAGGGCACAGCGCTTACACTTTCAGTGGAGGAGGCAGATCTATCAACAGATAATCACAGCGTAGCATGACAAGTTCTGGGGTAGGGGAATTGCTAGGAGGATTTGAAGCACATGGAAGGTACATCTGATGTAGCCTGAGTGGGGTTAGAGaggcttcccaggggaggagGTATAGCAATGgtggtttcttttccttccttcatgcTTTTTAGAGCCTTTAATCCTTTTCAGCCCATAATAAACGCATCCACTAATGattacatttgtttattcagtGAACAAGAATTTATCGTGCACTGGGAATATATcattaaacaaaacagacaaaatcctagcccccatggagcttacattttggTGGGGAGGTATTGAGacctaaaaacatatatatttgacataaaatatctatatttaaagACAACTAAAAATTatgcaacagaataaaaaaatacaattacgtatgcacatatataatgtataaggTGTTAGAAAAGGATAAATGctttgatgaaaaataaaacaatatgggGTGTCAAGAGTTAGGAGGGTTTgcaattttaaattagttttcagGGAAGCATCACtgagaaagtttcttttaaataaaggcCTCAAGGGCATGAGGTGAACGTGTCTGGGGGTAAGgttattccaggcagaggaaacagcaagtgcgAGGCTTGTAGGCAGGAGAGCAGCAAAGAAACCAGTGTGGCTGCAGTGCAGTGAGCAAGACGACAAGTGTCAGGGAATGAGGTCAGAAAGGAAGGTGCATGTGTTGGCCTGAGGGGGCACCTTCCCTCAAAGCTCTTGTAAAAACCTGGGTTTCAGGGAGTGAACTGGCGCTCTGCATGGGGCATGTTTTCTGTCAACCTCACCAACTCTCCTCCCACATGCTCCTCTCACTGCTGGGGCAGGACAGCCACAACCTACACTTCCCAGAAATCTTGCCTGCTGGCTCCCTGTTAAGTCCTGCCAA is a genomic window containing:
- the GRXCR2 gene encoding glutaredoxin domain-containing cysteine-rich protein 2; the protein is MEDSEKKLNQKSDGKPRKVRFKISSSYSGRVLKQVFEDGQELESPKEEYPHSFLQESLEPMDGVYGSGEAPKPRPYSPKLTAQRISVFREGNAYTLAGGQSFFNDYKANDHKSPPIIDFGKIIIYTNNLKIIRTPMDKRDFMRKMLQKEEEAEEESLMSKEEICGDSGLNDGHLPDMESTFPHNQYPQEGELPEDNCFHCRGSGSATCSLCHGSKFSMLANRFKESYRALRCPACNENGLQPCQICNQ